gataacCCCCAcccaatataaaaaagaaaactacaggccaatatcactgatgaacatagatgcaaaatcctcaacaaaattttagcaaaaaaaattcagcaacacatcaaaaagttcatacACGATGATGAAGTTGGGTTTATTcaagggatacaaggattcttcaatatacacaaatcaatcaatatgataccccatattaacaaattgaaagattaaaaaccatatgataatctcaatagatgcagcaaaagcctttgacaaaattcagcacccattaatgattaaaactcttcacaAAATGGTCAGAGAAGGAGCCTATCTCAAAATAGTAACTAAGCTGAAATTACTGAAATAAGCCTTTCCGCAAATATTATTCtctggtgaaaaactgaaagcattccacctaagatcaggaacaagtcaagggtgtccactttcctACTATTattaaacatagttttggaagttgtAGCTGCAGCAATCAGGgaataaaaattagtaaaacgaatccagatcagaaaagaaaaagtaaaggtcTCACTGTTTGCACATATCATGATACTGAACATTGAAAACCCTAAAGgtagtatcagaaaattgctagagctaatcagtgaatttagcaaagttgcaggatacaaaatacacagaaatcacttgcatttctatatatacatatatactaacaatgaaaaatcagaaagacacattaaggaatcaatcacattcaccattgcaacagaaagaattaaatatctaggaataaacttgccTAATGTGATAAAAGAACTATACACTCTAAATtatgagacactgatgaaagaaatccaagaagtcataaagacatgaagagatattccatgttcctcagtaggaagaatcaatattgtgaaaatagctactaccaaatgcaatctatggATGCAATGTGatacctatcaaattaccaaagaaaatgttcacagaactagaacaaaaatttcacaattcatatggaaacacaaaagaccctgaatagcaaaagcagtcttgagaaagaagaatggagctggaggaatcaaccttcctgacttcagattatactacaaagatacagtcatcaagacattatggtactggcacaaaatcagaaatatagacaaatggaataaggcagaaagcccagaaataaacccatgcacatacAGGTAACTTAtttttggcaaaggaggcaagaatatacaatagggcaatgacagcctcttcaataaatggtgctgggaaacctggacagctaaatgtaaaagaatgaaatttagaacacttcctaacaccacacatgaagataaaagttaaaatggattaaagacctaaaggtaagaccagaaactataaaactcttagagaaaaacataggcagaacacttgatgacataaatcaaagcaagatcctccatgaaccacctcctaaagtaatggaaataaaaacaaaagtaaacgagtgggacatgattaaacttaaaacattttacataacaaaggaaactacaggcaaggtgaaaaggcaaccctcagaatgggagaaaataatagcaaatgacaaaggattcatttctaaaatatgcaaacagctcatacaactcaatagcagaagaaagaaaaaagtggggaaaagacctaatcagacatttctccaaagaaggcatacagatggctacctAACTCATGAAAAGaagcttaacatcactcattatttgcgaaatacaaatcaaaagtacactgaaatatcacctcacaccagtcagaatgaccgttatcaaaaagtatacaaacaataaacgctgaagagggtgtggacaaaagggaatgctcttgcactgttggtgggaatgtaatttgatacagccactatggaagatggtatggagattccttaaaaacactaggaataaaaccaccatatgacccagcaatcccactcctaggcatattccctgaagaaaccaaaattgaaaaagacacaagtatcccattgttcattgcagtactatttacaatagctagaacatggaagcaacctagatgtccatcgacagatgaatggataaagaaattgtggtatatatacacattggaatattactcagccattaaatgaaatgcatttgagtcacttctaatgaggtggatgaacttagagcctgttatacagaatgaagtacgtcagaaagagaaagataaatgtcatattctaacacatgtatacagaatctagaaaaatggtatagaagaATGTATTCACAGGGAAGCAgttgagaaacagacatagagaatagacttatggacatgggcagaagggaggagagggggagatgtatggaaagagtaacatggaaacttgcattaccttatgtgaaatagatagccaatgggaatttgatgtatgactcaggaaactcaaacagggtctctgtatcaatctagaagtgtgggatggggagggagattcaaaagggaggagatatatgtatacctttggctgattcatgttaagtttgacaagaaacaacaaaattctataaagcaattatctttccattaaaaataaataaaaggaaaaaaagaagtaattggATGTTCAGATATTCCTACCTCTCCATGTAGTAAGTTAACTGCCGCCATTATCACCCAGTAAAATCTAGAGATTTATTCCTTAAAAAGGCTCAAACACTCTCCAATTTAGGCAAGTACCTGCACATTTGAGGGAGGCTTTACCAAACTGAAAACCGGGCATGAAAGTAGAAATTTAAGGAATGTTAACATCATTAACCTTCTTCCTCCTCTAAGAAACTGTTGAACATACAGAGAAGAACTTACAAAAGCTGGAGAAGAAGTCAGAGGAAAATCTGGGCTAGTCtggggaataaaaagaaaaacaagaaagaatatggaaataaaagcaatcatTAGCAAGATGGATTCACTATGATTAGAGCGTAAATGGTATTAATAAGGTACCACAAGAATATTGATCCCACCTAATTTATGTTGAAAATCATACAGGTATGAATTAGGGATggagaacaggaagagaaagatggatatttgtgtgtgtttgtgtgtgtgtgtttcaatgaGCATTTGTATAGTGATGATGAGCAGGTGACAGTGGTACCTATTGTCAAATTCCATAGGGATCCACATTAGAAAACTCTTACAGTAATTGAAATTTGAGATGAAGAGACACTGCAGAAGCTGTGTAAGTGAGAAGAAAGGCCAAAAATTTCAAGGAGATGGATTCTCTGATTCTTGAAGACTAGATGAAAATGATGAGTGAGAACTGCTAATGCTTAATTCATGGATTCCTTGTTTGGAGATTGGTGAAAAGAGCTTTGAAAAGTGTAACCCAGAAGACCAGCAGTGGAAACTAAGAAAATGCTGAATTCAATTTGGGGTACATTGAGCTGGAGGGACATAAGTAGAAGTAAGAGAATTGTCTCAAAGGCCATTATGTTAGAAGACCAGGTATAAATAAACATTGGTCAACAATTCTTACACACAGGATTTTGCTACTGAGGGAACATATGACAGTGTCTggagaacattttcattttcacaattGGTGATTGGGAGACACTAATGGGTTGCAGAAAGGGATGCTTTGCATCCTGTAATGCACAGAATCATCCCCCCAAAATTATCCAgaccaaaatgtcagtagtgccagATTTCATTCGAGCCAAGCTGAGAAATCCTGATATTATGAATACAGTTGGGGAGAAGAACCAACATTTCTCAATCTCTTATTACATGTTAGCTGTGTTCCTAACACTCTGGGTGACataactcatttaaccctcaaaaTGGTCCTATGAGATAGTTCACTTGCaagtctcattttatagatacacatctatctatctatctatctatctctataTATGCAAGGATCAGATAGACTATATCATCGTCTATAGTCTCACAATTAAGAAGTTTAACTTCAAGAATTAAACTTTAGGGCCACACCAATAGTCTCATAACCATTTCGCTACACATCTTGACAGACATGAAATCCATAAGCACAGAAGATGCTAAAACTATGATATACTGTCTCACTAATGCAGTCCCAGAGACTCTAGGAAAGTGCTAATAATGGCAAATAATCATGCCCTAGATGTTCCTTTTGAGAACTGGGCATaagttccaggagatgatgaagaacTGAATATCAGCTCACACACTCATCTTCTTGGGGGACTAAGAATTCTTATTGTGAAACTGTAAATTGAGTTGAACGTTGTGTCCCAAAAGATCAATGACACAGGGTGGAAACACAGACTCATTAATTTCCACCCTCAGTGGGCTCATTTAACATGAAAGGAAATCTCAAGGGAGAGaacaattttctgtttttctactcAACTTTCCCAGAATGACAAGGAGTGGAATAGATTCTTATTTGCATCACCTGATTTTTTGGAGATCCTATAAGGTTGCTTTTCTCTTTGCAAATGAAGAAGACCTTCTGGAAAAATGCTGAAATATATGGCCTGTTCTGTAGCATGTCAAAGACTGAGGACCACATGATGAATACTGCCTCATTCATTGTCAGAAACTTTGAACCTCACAGAACTGTAGGGCAGAAGGAGCCTTAAGGTTCAGTGGCATTGAGACATCGAGGAAAAAGCAGGTGAGTGTTGAATTGCCTTTGTCTCAATTCCCCTCAAACCTCAAACTATACAAATGAAGGGTTTGGGGGAACACTGCCTGTTTATTGCTCTTTTCAGCCTTGATCCTGAAGAGAGCCTGGAGAGAGGCAGGAATGTTGTGTAGACACTGGGAGTTTATCTGCACTTGTTCAGCTCAGAGACAAACAAAAGGAGTAagggcagaaagaaggaaatgagaaatcTGCAGTAATAATCATCAGAAGTCTTGTATTTTGAATGCTTTGCTGAGTGTTTAGAAAACCCTGGGGTTATAAACCAAGAGATCCAGCTCTCACTCCAGAGACAAAGAGGGAAAGTCCATTAAGTTCCATTGTTAATCTCCATTTCTGCCCCTGTTCCTCCAGACCATGACTGTGGAGTAAATGACTACGGAAAATGCCTCCTCCGTGAGTGAGTTTATCCTTATGGGATTGACAGACCAACCTAAACTCCAGCTACCtctgtttttcctgtttctgctGATCTACCTGGTCACTGTGGTGGGCAATTTATACTTGATGATTCTAATTTGTCTGAATTCACACCTGCACACACCCATGTACTTTTATCTCTTCAATCTGTCCTTCATTGATAACTGTTACTCATCTGTCTTTACCCCCAAAATGCTAATAAGCTTTATTGCCGACAGGAATGTCATCTCCTTTAGAGGATGTATGTCCCAGctgtttttcttctgcttttttgtcAACTCTGAGTGCTATGTGTTGACAGCCATGGCCTAtgatcgctatgtggccatctgtaagccctTGCTCTACACAACGGCCATGTCCCCTCAGGTGTGTTCTCTGCTGATGTCTGGTTCATATGTGATGGGGTTTGCTGGAGCCATGGTCCACACAGGATTTATGATGAGGCTGATATTTTGTGATTCCAACATCATCAACCATTACCTGTGTGACATCTTCCCACTGCTCCAGCTCTCCTGCAGCAGCACTTATGCCAATGAGATTGTGGTTTCTGCTGTTGTGGGAACAGTTGTCATATTGTCTGGCctcattatctttatttcttatGCTTTGATTCTTTTCAATATCTGTCATATGCCATCATCTAAAGGTTGGTCCAAAGCCTTGAGCACCTGTGGTTCCCACATTACAACAGTTAGTCTATTCTATGGATTTGCGCTGCTCACTCATGTCAGGCTACCATCTTCTGGGTTTGTGGAGCAGGGAAAGTTTTACACAGTGTTTTCCACCAATGTGGTACCCATGCTGAACCCTCTCATTTATAGCCTCAGGAACAAGGATGTCAAAATTGCTGTGAAGAAAATCCTGAAGAGAATTACAAACTGAACCAAACCATTTATATctccttttctttgccttttttcttttctctgctccaCTTTATCCTCGtccttccattcttttttcatacCACTTGTCTTTCTAATGTCTTCTTGACAGGACTTCCTCCCTAATGTCTgatgtcttttcttctcttgtcGCATaatataactctgtgaacctaTTCTTTGCCTGAAGACTCATCCTCAGCCCTAAGTGATCTCATACCAGTTGCAGACAAGGGACCAATAACCTTTCCCATCTAATGAAAACACTCTTATTTTCCTTGGGGGTCATTCTCACCCAAGGTAAGATATGGATGTTCGTTCAGTCTAAACaattcttctctttcttgcttcCATTACATTGAGCCCTTTCCTATTTCAATAGTATCTTTACTTACCATTGCATTCAAACAGAAATGGAATGACAAAAATGTGGACATGGTAAGTTGTAAAAGTTTCCCCAAAATTTCAAGATTCTTTTAGTAATATCTCCTATTCTATATTTTAAGTGCAATATAGGTAAAGAAATTGAATAGTTTGTTGAATCATCTGtagttctttcttttattcttgaagatacttgaaaatgaataaattacagTATTCTATTCACCTTTCTCAATCCAGGCCAATAACATATGCCTCTTTTTATTATATTGGTCAATTGATATGTTGTCATAAATATAATTGAAATTGTCATCAACTTGTCCATTTATCTGTGGATTGTAATTGTGATTAAATTTACACAGTGATATTTTTGGCTACAGAATATGTTATCAAATGTTTGGTCAGAATTTGTTGTCTCATTGTGCAAGGGGGCCTCCCCTTTGCAAAAGAAGTTGTTTTTCCTGCTTTCCAGagcaaagcaaaaatatttgGCAGAAATCTTGTCTTTAATTTGTAAATTCCACTCATTCCTTTAGTCTATTAGATGAAAAATTAAATCTGTAGTTAATGTGTGTCAGAATCTTACAAATGGTCTTAAAATGCAAgtctaagttttttctttttttttcggGGGGGGG
Above is a genomic segment from Cervus elaphus chromosome 2, mCerEla1.1, whole genome shotgun sequence containing:
- the LOC122675601 gene encoding olfactory receptor 143-like encodes the protein MTTENASSVSEFILMGLTDQPKLQLPLFFLFLLIYLVTVVGNLYLMILICLNSHLHTPMYFYLFNLSFIDNCYSSVFTPKMLISFIADRNVISFRGCMSQLFFFCFFVNSECYVLTAMAYDRYVAICKPLLYTTAMSPQVCSLLMSGSYVMGFAGAMVHTGFMMRLIFCDSNIINHYLCDIFPLLQLSCSSTYANEIVVSAVVGTVVILSGLIIFISYALILFNICHMPSSKGWSKALSTCGSHITTVSLFYGFALLTHVRLPSSGFVEQGKFYTVFSTNVVPMLNPLIYSLRNKDVKIAVKKILKRITN